In one Gossypium hirsutum isolate 1008001.06 chromosome D09, Gossypium_hirsutum_v2.1, whole genome shotgun sequence genomic region, the following are encoded:
- the LOC107892705 gene encoding uncharacterized protein — MYALILAFETWQHYLWPKEFVIHSYHEVLKHIKGQHKLNKRHAKWVEYLGSLPYVIKYKKGKENIVANALSRRYTLLSYLDSKLLGFVFLKDLYATDNDFCEIYSTYENVAIDKFYRHEGFLFKEGKLCIPQGSTWDLLVNEAHSWGLIGLFGVGKTLAMLQEHLYWPKMKRDV, encoded by the coding sequence ATGTATGCTCTCATTCTAGCTTTCGAGACATGGCAACACTACTTGTGGCCGAAGGAGTTCGTGATTCACTCCTATCACGAGGTGCTAAAGCACATTAAAGGCCAGCACAAGCTGAATAAAAGGCATGCAAAATGGGTAGAGTACCTAGGGTCGCTTCCTTATGTCATCAAGTATAAAAAAGGTAAAGAAAACATAGTGGCCAATGCACTTTCGAGAAGGTATACGCTCCTGTCATACCTAGATTCCAAGTTACTTGGTTTTGTATTTCTGAAAGACTTGTATGCTACTGACAATGACTTCTGTGAAATCTATTCTACCTATGAGAATGTAGCTATTGACAAGTTTTATAGGCACGAAGGCTTCCTTTTTAAGGAAGGCAAGTTGTGCATTCCGCAAGGTTCCACTTGGGACTTGTTAGTAAATGAGGCACATAGCTGGGGCCTCATAGGCCTCTTTGGCGTGGGGAAAACATTGGCCATGCTCCAAGAGCATCTCTATTGGCCAAAAATGAAGCGAGATGTCTAA